TATTCATTCGTTGCCTTTTGTGCCATATACACTCCCGCTACGTCTCTGCCGAGGGGGCAGCGAGTATACGCAAATCTGCAAGTATTTTTTGTAATGCAATCAGCGTTAGGAAAAGTAAACGCGTGTGATCGTTGCTTGGCCAGCTCTCCGTCCAACTTGCCACTTTTTCTGGACAATTGTGCACAGGTGAGAAAGCATCAATTCGGAGTTTTGGCAAGTTATCGTTATACGTACACCTACTACAGTTTCATCAGTTCTCGGAAACTATGAAATGGCTATGTTACGAGTTCGAAGCCAACACTATTAACTAAGGGCTCAGCTATTAACTAGAGATTGATAGATAGAGCCTCATAATTTCTTATTCAACACAGCTCGTCCATTTCCGAACTTATCTGGGCCGACATTGAAACGATCAATCATCAATCCATTTGAAATCTTAGTTGGCCGGTATGCTTACGCGTCCTATTCGACGTGCCGCCGACGGAACGGGAACTCTGTAACTTACGGGTCCGAATCACGTCCGATACTTGCCGAAGCTCAATTATGTCCAGCGGGCAAATACGTCACCGTTTGAAAACTGTCGGCGGTAATGTCTCCGTCCATCCGCCCTACTTCCTCTTTCGTCGGCTCCGCTCCTCCTGCTTCTTACGATTCTTCCGCCTTcgtctccttcttcttctccgcctcctcctcctcctcctcctgctcTTCCTCTTCATCCCCCACCTCCTCCACCCCCGTCAGGGCTCGATTCTTTGAAAAGTTCCATGTCCGTTTCCCAGCTCTACCCATAGCACTCGCTCCCCGATCTTCCTTTAAGCGCCGGGATCGGCGTGGTTATTTGTATCTAAATGTCAAAcaggagaagagaggagccAAACAAACCTACCTCAGCCTTACAACTGAACACAGAGAGCACGTTGCAACCGAGGGTTCAACGTCTGAATCGACCTCGTTAACGAGTTGCGTCTTTCAGGACAACAGTTAGGTTTGCAAATAACAGAACTGAGAGGACATAGGTGAGGGACTGTCAATGAGTGAGTTGTTATCTATATGCATGAAAAGTCAGACGATCTGTtacgataataacaatagtacaAAAGTTTTAAGCGGTAAGCGTTTCCAGGGTGACGTAGGACGGCTGCAAAGGTTGTCGTCAATTTTGGCAAACAGCACGGAATCCTGATCCTATTCACCGATCGATgcgacgataaatttttatcaagcGTCACTCACCTGTCCGGCCAAGGGCAAGAAAGAATTCGGCATACGGCCAGGGCTGCGGCAGCCAGTATGCTGGCCGCCAGGGCTGCGTAAACGATGCAAAGGTGAACCAGCGAGAAGATGTAAAGAGACTTGTCACACCAACGGTTCGGCTCAAACAAGGTAGGGGCGTAATCTGGCCACTTTATATTCAATATCCAAAAATTTCCTGAAACATGCGAACATGAATTCGTCAATGTCACCAGCGCGTCCGAGGTGGAGAAACTCTCATAAAGCATTATCCCGTCGGACAGAGTTGTTGTACCCACAACGGTGGATAAAATACTCTGAAAAACATTCTGTAAATTTGCACCATTTTTTGCGTAAGAATATCGTTCATGTCCGGCCTCTCTCCGTAAAGTATTTtagaaattgcaattttttcactgcaGTTGCCGCAGAGCATCTTTGCAGATAATTTCGTCCACCGGGGGAGTCGTCCGGTCAAGGAATTGTTATCAATCGATCTGTCTCACACGCGTGTCCGTGGACTGTAAAGGAGCCATGAAATTTATTCCCCATCAACGTTCGTATGGTTCTCTTACCCAGCACGAACCATACGGCCAAGAAACCGGATAACGCCAGGGAAGCGAGCCTCGTTGGCGACATGTGTGTTCCAGTTTCGGGACCACTAAGAATCTCCGGTCTCCTGGAGCAAATTTGGACGTAGAGAGTCCATAGCATACGCACACCACCCAAAGTACCGCCAACGACCATGTATACCGGTATGTGAGGTTCCCTCGGACAATCTCGTATGAACTGCAGACCTACGCAgccgaaatttttgtttgcatGACGAATTTCAACGGGATAACCCCATTTTGTTTGCGAAATTTGGCATGATAACGCCTTGTGTAGCGGACACGTTTCTAATTATACCATGCTATTCTGTGAAGTAATCTCCCCGGCTTCGTTGAGCTGGACGAAATTTTGCGAATCCATTTTCACAACCAAAATACGCGACGATGCAGAAATGTTCGTTACGCAGAGCGAAAAACTTACCCATGATCAGCATAACGGGAGGCATGGCCGACAAGCAAGCCAAACAAATCGTGACACCCAACGTCTTACCGATGACACCCAGCGCTCTCGAAACAAAGTCGCAGGTGCTGCCGGCCTCAAGGTGAGCATCTTTCAACTGGAAAGCCAGCGAGCCGTAGGTCGCAACGGCCAGGGTGTCAGGATCTATGACACCCTTTTCCGTAACGCTCGACGCACCTCCGCACAGTCGACGTGATTCGTCACCGGAAAACTAAAATTTATACCTACCGGTGAATTTAGACCTCACAGGCGGGTTGAGGAGGAGTTACATGAAAAACGGAGTTACCTGAGATACAGAGCTACTCGCTCTCCTGGAATCCGCCCAGGCGTTCGTTCCGTAACCCAGGTTCGCCTGAGCTCCGTAATTTCCGATGCACCTCGGATTACCGGCAGCGTTAATTTGACGTTCGTTTTGACGGCAAGGTGAGGTGCTTCTGGTCCGAGAAGTTCCTGTAATCAATTGCGGAACAGCCGTTACGTATTGCAAAGCTTTGTTCGGACGTGCGACTGTACGTACGTAAAACAACGTCACCCAGGGTAATGTAGCGAAATCGTAATCCATTGtgaattacaattaatttacACGAGACTTCCTTCTACCGGCGCGGCCGCCTCGACGCAGTCGAAACGGCGTTGCTACTAGTAGGTACGTCGTACTCCGGTATGAACATTACATGATGTAAATATCCAACAACATGAAACGTGCGTTTCGATTGACGCAATTTAACGGTCATATTCGGACAGAAATAAAATGCCCGGTACTCGCGTCGTCGACGTTTGAGGGCGTTGTCCAGACCCCGCGCAATTAGTCCACGCAGAAACACAATTGGTATCGACATTCTAATATCCCCGTTCCCCCAACGTAACAATGATTTATTCGTCCGATTTTCAAGTACATCCGCCGCGTCTCAGTTATGCCCACGGCCAATTAGTGATTATTCTCCGAAACttttggaaaatattcttAGATATCATTCATACTCCACGGCTAGGCTACGGCGGCTTATCGTAATTTATCGGGAAGGCAATGAATGAAATCGGGTCCGAGGGATTCGGCCGGTAAAACCTCCGAACTTATATAACCTACATCCTCTCGATCTTTGAGATCTTTGTGCCGTCGATGTGTTTGCAATTTATTCCATTCGTTAAAGATATCGTTGCCAGGCCTCGTTCGATCCGATTACAATACTGAACCAAAGACGAGTCAAAATGTTACTCGGTTTCAGGCGTGACAGATCGGGCATTATTGccgattaataataattcgttcGATGGCCATTTGTTAGAATTTTCAGACGCAATACCGTTGGCTACATCGACCGCATTgcaataattcaaatttatcgCCCGGCATAAACCTAACTTCGACGTATTGACCGCGCCTTCGATTCGTCTTAATAGGACTCGGATGATATCGGGTTATCATTATCTCATTGTCAACCGATCGCCGCGTTTTACCTGGATAGACGACGTTGTATATggttatataataatatagcgGGGTGTAAACTTGGGCATTTGATCGTCGGGCTCTGCCGGAAAAAAGTATCGAACGAAATGATCGAAAATAAGGCAGAATCAAAATTGAAGCAAGAGGATGCGGGAGGGATCGGCAAACGATCTACCTGAGGAATATCAACGTTTTGTTATAAATAGTAATTGTATGATATACGCACCCTGGTCAGCCGAAGCTCTGCGAGGTTCGAGGAAGGTGAGGCTGCCTCTGGGACTCCTCCGATCCTGAGAGCCGCCAAGGCTACCCCTGTTATTCCTTTCGGCATCCCGTGTGCCTATGCTTCCCCTGGGACTTCTGTTATCGGTCTCGATTTGATTTCTATCGACTTGGCCAACCGCTATGCTGCCTCTTGGCGATCTGTTCGATTCGTGAGGGCCGACAATTGATCCTCTCGGGCTGCGATTTGATTCGGGACAAATCGAGCCTCTGGGAAAACGATTCGGTTCTGGGGTTATGGAGCTGCGCGggcttcgattaatcgattccTGGACAGCGGAGCCGCGAGGGTTCCGACTCGCGTCCACCGGCGGTCCGGCATTGCTCCGCGGTGTCGTCCGCAATTCCGGAGTACTTGGATCGTACTCGAGGTTTGCGACGCTACCGCGGTGATCAGGCTCGGCATCGGAGGCACGGGGATGTCTGGAACTTGGGGCGTAGGCGCtgttttctgtaaaaaaaaaccaattcctCGTTCCTTGCGCCGTAGCTTCGACCGGCGACGCAGCGTTGCGTTTCCCTCGGTTCACCTCGGGTACCAAACTGTTTCGCGGACTTCTGTCGTAACCGAGTCGCGCAGGATCTGACAGAAAAGGATTCCTCGGACTCGGGGCGACATCAGGTGTCAGGGAGTGTCTCGGACTCCTGCCGATCGTTGCGTCGAGGGCAAAGCTGTTTCTCGGCGAGCGACTCGCCTCCGGCGTCAAGCTGTTTCTCGGGCTGCGATTCGCTTCGCAAATCGAAGAGCTGCGAGAATTCCTTGAGCACTCATCAGGTATCGGGGAGTTTCTCGGACTTCTATTCGGCTCCGGCTGCAGAAGCTGACCGCCACGTACCGATTTTCCCAGATCGATGTCCTGCGCAATTCTTTGACAGACCGTCTGCAAACGAAGTATGTCCTCGAATATGCAAAATAACACACGACACCCGTCATCCCGTCGCAAATTATTACTACAGCAGCGGAAGATGTCAATACAAGCTAACCTACCCATCAATCCGTCTATCGCGACAGTCAAAATACCGAGCGCGCACGCGATTCCGACTTGATACGATACAGACATCAAAATGAGTCTACGAGCCAAAGAATGAATACGTGAATGTTCACaccgaattaaaaaaaaaaaaaaaaaatactccaaGTTAAAAATCGAACCTGTAACAATCGAAGTGGGGAAGTTGAAGAATATTTCATCATTCGCtcgttttctctttctcactctcaTATCTTTTCTCCAACCGGTGGCAAAATCAGATTCATGAGGTACTTACCAAAATCCATGGTATATGGACATGCAGAGTTTTTTGAATGGCAGATGTACACTGTTGTTCAAATACTGATTTTCAACACCCTTTCAAGCGCACTCGAAACTTTTCCATCCAAGTACAAGACATACTCGTATACAACTATATACAACAAGTCAATCGCTTCGCTCTATTGGAATTCATCACTACCGATTTCGTAGACGCCAACTCAAAGCTGGTGCATGGGTGCATCTGTATAatgcgtgtgcgtgtgcgtgtgtacgGAGGTATACGATCTATGCGAGTCGCATGAATATGCACGTACAAATATGCATACGCTGTTGAACAAACTTCGTGTGGGGCGGTGGGTCAACGGATAAGTTCACTTGATCATGAGTCTAATTCATTACTACAGCGATATGAggaagagcgagagagaagtCGGGTACTTGTGTTTCTAATTACGTGGACGTGATAATATTAAGACCGTTCTCGATACTGAAAACGGCGGTACATTCCGCAAAGCGACGTGTTATTTTGTGCACGAAAGCCTCCGCTGTTGGTCGAAACCGCTCCGTTATGAGTTTGTGGGTTCCGGCTGTTCAAGAAACTCTCACAGAATTACGTATCAAGATAAACAATGAATGTATCCGACCTCCTGGGATGCTTCCGCGGTCTTGTCATCCTCGAGAGCAATATCGGGCACAATACTGCCTCTGGGTGATCTTTCGGAAAGGTTCCCGTTGTTTGAGAGAGTCGCCAGAGCCGTCGGTCTCTCCGCTGCCACCGACGCACGACGACCTCTCGTGCTAGCAGGTGATACCGAGGTTGGATTGCCCTGAGGAGAGTTGGCGGCGTTGCGCGACGCCCGGCGTCGTCTCGATGATGTGTTGCGGTGGAGCATCACAGAATCATCTCAATCCTAAAATGTCAAGTTAACCGGTGAACGATGAAAGTCGatcgaacaaatttttcacttcgatGGTCATTCAAGTAAGGTTGGTAAGTGCAGATTGTTCATCcgcggttcatgtttacaaaaaTCGATCTGATGCTAGATATAACATTTACCTTCATAAAATCTGTACGCCAGGGATTTTGTGATCGTTTGTATGTATACGGATTATATGGCTATACCTAGATGAAGGATTCGGTAAAAATCTACAGGTATCTTGATATATCTACGTATCGTAGCATGCGATCAAATGACGTGCACGGAATGACCGTCGCTGATCATATTGGTATGAAATTCATCGACGCATACATCTTTGTCGAAACGATGATATGCCAATGAGCCGATTCCCGCTTGTTTCGCATACTGACCGGAATACCGTGGTAAATACCAGCCGGGGCGGGGGATCAACGGTGATATCAGTGAAATGACCGTAATGAGCGTCGCGATCGCCCTAATTCGAATGATTCACTACGCAAGAATCATCTACTAAAATATATCAGGTCATGATTTTACTCGAAGtaaggaaattttttgtagCGACGGACAATCACAATGAGACTGCGCTGCACCAATTTGCTgccaaatattttgaaaaatatatatcgaaGTTGTTCTactttgaaaacaaattaatatcGTGTAGAATGCCGTTTCGCCAAATGTTTCGTTGTGGATTTACGAAGTCTTCGACTGTAACAGTGGCACGCATACAAAAATGTTCCGAAAAGTCGTGCCACTCTTCCATCACTgtgttgaaacaaaatatatgtgtattatcAAGCCACATCGACGATCAATCAACATAGCCGCCAGGATGAAATGGACCGCAACGTCGTGATATTTATAGCCTGATATACCGCCGCTGACAAACCTATGAGGCGTTTCGTAACACACCTTGTAGTATTTTATATAACGTGTAAGGAAGAGCTCGCGTACCTTAGGAGTGGACGGGGGCTGACTTGGAAAAAGGCAGCTCGATAGGAAATTGCCAAAAAAGTTCTTTGCTTCCGAATGCATGCAATAACGACCAAACGCAATCAGACCCTAGGCCGCTTCGATTAGACCACCTGACAAATCGTGGTATTGTTGATTTTTTGGACAAGCGTCAAGCTACTCACCATCTACTATAGGCAACTCATTCCACGACCCGAGCTGCTGGTGTGTATATTCCACGGCGTTTACTTATCGAGCGGTGTACGGATTTTTGTTGGAAATTggtgtatatattattcagCAAAATCAAGGAAATATGTCACTCCGGAAAGTAGTTCTGTAGCTCGATTTAGCGATAAAATTGAGATCCGGGTGCGACGTTTAACATTGCGGGTAATCAAACCCGCCAGACCGTACACACGTATCAgaatttgttcgaaatttacaCAAGCATTTGTTTGAAGTCACACAAGCCGCCTGCCTGGATTATATATTATCGACTTGTGTCTCAGCTCGGCGTTCCGAGAGTCGCGCTAGATATTTCACCGAGCAGCCAACTCCAACGAAGGTCAGACCCTCACTAAGGGCTGAAACGAACGCGAGAGAGCGTTAGACTCGATTCAGCCCCGTCTGCGTGCCTATAGGCAGACCCAAGGTCCGTAGATAGACGAGCGGACGAGGGAAGCTCTTTTATGCATGGGGAATTTTACGTAGGAAAGATAATGGCGATCGCATTGTCAGACTGTAGTATCGTATAAAACCTACACAGTATGTAACATAAATTGGAACAGCTGTTATAGTATAAAATTAACACACTATACACAAATTGGAACAAAAATGGCGACCGCGCAAAGACCTTCCCTTGCCCGGTTCGTCTCTCTGCGGACCTTGGGTACAATCCTACGATGTTCCGCGTAAGTTTACGACCCGTGGTTCCGAATGAGCACCGTTGGCACTGCCGGCCGCGTGCGTCGACTTATAGTaccctaaaaaaaaaaattcgacagGATTTTGCGTCCGACTTGTGTCCGACATTTGTAGCGGATCTGTGTCGAATCCGACAGAGGTCTGTCGGATTTTTTATGTAGGGGAGGTTCATCGGGACGCGGGAATAGAAACCGGACTCGttccgaaataaaattttggtCATCAAGCCGCAAACAGAGTTCATTTACGACAGAGCCGAATAGGATCCGTTCACACTTTCTATCCTTGTCTCTCGCCTGGAGGATAACTTCGGATTTTGTGACGGATCTGTGTCGAATCCGACAGAAGTCTGTCGGATTTTTTATGTAGGGTATGGACTACGCCTAGCATGGAAATGCGCTGACACATGGGTACAAATAAGACTGGacgataattaattgaaatgattttcttCGAAACACGTACGTATTCAAAATgtgaagttgaatttttaattttgggtTGAAAATGGATTTGAGCCGTCACTCTAAATTTTCTATTGACGATGGGAAAATGTATGTGTTGAGTTGTTTAACACATGCCTATGCACAATTGGATTTAGCTTTTCCCAAACTTCTATAGCCAATATTCCAGAATGATTCTGTccaattgaaataaatcagtttataattttttggtctttgtttgattttcaatcTGAGGGAGAGCGTGTTTATCAATGCATCGCCCAAACGAAGTAGGAATTTTATTAACGACTTTACTGAATCGTACGTGTAGACCCGGCATGACGTTGACCCCTGTGGTATCTCGTTCCAGAGAAAATATACGGTTTTGGATTACAACCCACGGATAAACTGCACGATATTGCATCTCTCCCAATGTTTCGACAGCAATGACTATACAATTCGTAAAAGAATGTTATACGATGTATCACAAAACGAATTGTTATGTATCAAATTTTAAGCAGAGTTCATTCGTAACAACCGGACATTAATCACATGGTTTATTACGTAATTCTTACAACATTTTTCAGACGAACTTATTCAGCAGGGCTCTAAACGCTGAgaattagtaaaaataataaaagtaataataataataataataataataataatgtttattTAATCGGCCGTGGAGCCAAGAGTCCTTGCGGCCGTCCAATAAGACAATACATAGAACAATGAAGTacagtataaatatataaagaaCAGACACAAGTAAAACTATGAACAGGGTTCAAATATAGTGTAGTATTGCATACACAATGTAGCTCACATCACCCACACATCGCACATTACCAGCAATTATaattcagaaataaaaaaaaaaaaaaaataaaaataaaaataaaaatgatatgtAACAAGATACAATAAAATGATAGCATCGACAACAACATGTCAAGTGATCTAGCTCGATTcgatatttaataaataatcataacAGTTTCCACGAAACTCTTGGAACGATGGCTGAGTCGTACAGTAGCCCGGCAGCAGGTTCCAATACCTGGCAGCCGCGGCCATGAacgatttatcaaatttagcACCACGACAGCGCGGAAGCTCAAGGTAGTCTTGCCTGACATCCCCTCGGCGAAAGCGAGGTTCAAGAATACGCAAATCTCTTTTGATGAGTGGCTTTTGATTTAACACAAGAGCTTTGTATACTAAGCAGTCCAGGGAAAATTCTCTTCTAGACCGGAGTGTGAGCCAGCGGAGACTGGCAGTATTATCAATTTCACTACGATC
This region of Neodiprion fabricii isolate iyNeoFabr1 chromosome 7, iyNeoFabr1.1, whole genome shotgun sequence genomic DNA includes:
- the LOC124186086 gene encoding serine/arginine repetitive matrix protein 1-like isoform X3; protein product: MLHRNTSSRRRRASRNAANSPQGNPTSVSPASTRGRRASVAAERPTALATLSNNGNLSERSPRGSIVPDIALEDDKTAEASQETVCQRIAQDIDLGKSVRGGQLLQPEPNRSPRNSPIPDECSRNSRSSSICEANRSPRNSLTPEASRSPRNSFALDATIGRSPRHSLTPDVAPSPRNPFLSDPARLGYDRSPRNSLVPEVNRGKRNAASPVEATAQGTRNWFFFTENSAYAPSSRHPRASDAEPDHRGSVANLEYDPSTPELRTTPRSNAGPPVDASRNPRGSAVQESINRSPRSSITPEPNRFPRGSICPESNRSPRGSIVGPHESNRSPRGSIAVGQVDRNQIETDNRSPRGSIGTRDAERNNRGSLGGSQDRRSPRGSLTFLEPRRASADQGTSRTRSTSPCRQNERQINAAGNPRCIGNYGAQANLGYGTNAWADSRRASSSVSQFSGDESRRLCGGASSVTEKGVIDPDTLAVATYGSLAFQLKDAHLEAGSTCDFVSRALGVIGKTLGVTICLACLSAMPPVMLIMGNFWILNIKWPDYAPTLFEPNRWCDKSLYIFSLVHLCIVYAALAASILAAAALAVCRILSCPWPDRKIGERVLWVELGNGHGTFQRIEP
- the LOC124186086 gene encoding serine/arginine repetitive matrix protein 1-like isoform X1, producing MLHRNTSSRRRRASRNAANSPQGNPTSVSPASTRGRRASVAAERPTALATLSNNGNLSERSPRGSIVPDIALEDDKTAEASQETVCQRIAQDIDLGKSVRGGQLLQPEPNRSPRNSPIPDECSRNSRSSSICEANRSPRNSLTPEASRSPRNSFALDATIGRSPRHSLTPDVAPSPRNPFLSDPARLGYDRSPRNSLVPEVNRGKRNAASPVEATAQGTRNWFFFTENSAYAPSSRHPRASDAEPDHRGSVANLEYDPSTPELRTTPRSNAGPPVDASRNPRGSAVQESINRSPRSSITPEPNRFPRGSICPESNRSPRGSIVGPHESNRSPRGSIAVGQVDRNQIETDNRSPRGSIGTRDAERNNRGSLGGSQDRRSPRGSLTFLEPRRASADQGTSRTRSTSPCRQNERQINAAGNPRCIGNYGAQANLGYGTNAWADSRRASSSVSQFSGDESRRLCGGASSVTEKGVIDPDTLAVATYGSLAFQLKDAHLEAGSTCDFVSRALGVIGKTLGVTICLACLSAMPPVMLIMGLQFIRDCPREPHIPVYMVVGGTLGGVRMLWTLYVQICSRRPEILSGPETGTHMSPTRLASLALSGFLAVWFVLGNFWILNIKWPDYAPTLFEPNRWCDKSLYIFSLVHLCIVYAALAASILAAAALAVCRILSCPWPDRKIGERVLWVELGNGHGTFQRIEP
- the LOC124186086 gene encoding serine/arginine repetitive matrix protein 1-like isoform X2, translated to MLHRNTSSRRRRASRNAANSPQGNPTSVSPASTRGRRASVAAERPTALATLSNNGNLSERSPRGSIVPDIALEDDKTAEASQETVCQRIAQDIDLGKSVRGGQLLQPEPNRSPRNSPIPDECSRNSRSSSICEANRSPRNSLTPEASRSPRNSFALDATIGRSPRHSLTPDVAPSPRNPFLSDPARLGYDRSPRNSLVPEVNRGKRNAASPVEATAQGTRNWFFFTENSAYAPSSRHPRASDAEPDHRGSVANLEYDPSTPELRTTPRSNAGPPVDASRNPRGSAVQESINRSPRSSITPEPNRFPRGSICPESNRSPRGSIVGPHESNRSPRGSIAVGQVDRNQIETDNRSPRGSIGTRDAERNNRGSLGGSQDRRSPRGSLTFLEPRRASADQGTSRTRSTSPCRQNERQINAAGNPRCIGNYGAQANLGYGTNAWADSRRASSSVSQFSGDESRRLCGGASSVTEKGVIDPDTLAVATYGSLAFQLKDAHLEAGSTCDFVSRALGVIGKTLGVTICLACLSAMPPVMLIMGLQFIRDCPREPHIPVYMVVGGTLGGVRMLWTLYVQICSRRPEILSGPETGTHMSPTRLASLALSGFLAVWFVLGNFWILNIKWPDYAPTLFEPNRWCDKSLYIFSLVHLCIVYAALAASILAAAALAVCRILSCPWPDRYK